A window from Mya arenaria isolate MELC-2E11 chromosome 9, ASM2691426v1 encodes these proteins:
- the LOC128245475 gene encoding dnaJ homolog subfamily C member 16-like: protein MLIRIKLNYLIALFAICCLYFDGTKANNRELYDVLGVRQTATQKDIKQAYKNLARQWHPDKTDDPDATSKFTKINEAYETLGDPDKRHEYDNFGYTSANARQPNRPQQGFHGSPFDSFFPGGNGGFRFNFNNFGGDAESTIERFSINLRQYETTILPNSVTKPCIIYAYADFCFNCMRIEGILEKFFSELKAVGLCAASFHAGRSGGLSSALRVSTVPSIVGVVNERLFYFKGSVSIQSLHEFTRGLFPNNFVTKVFDSNVEPFLSGWPADNKVRGLFFSPREDLSARFLAPAYFYRENVAFGHVYTQSLQGKDMLRKFGVNKHRETLLLFNEDTSSPVATISMQQLSRSTLDEVIEGNKYLTLPRLSSQKLFEELCPDGYKVKNRKLCVVLITKKGPAQDGTREQFRQYSQASKLNGNERVRFTYMFEDTQADFVNTLMMKGKQKEADEALKVAILWRVEKYQLKYEWLETGWQAEQRARCSKALDSRLNVLLTTDTVMPYNIVPPELFNEHGLNLLTRIGLKLLSWAEKIAGLLNMLDSTTWITLLLTVLFVGGMGYFMHKLASLEEIQVQQTLPRKTRPRPPSRTFDAKNLNLYELDYRMYQELVTEADTGLTVVILVDKDSKDTLVKEFAKIVHPYSRYSALTFAFLQLEYNLKWYKSLLQLSVDDFKLDGINIKNCIGTVLAINGFRKYYYIYSAKNGRKYIRKRNNVSEALGLDEADEKSDEEENFFYLDEILDGLALWMDKIFDGSIKRIRITQWPELADKL from the exons ATGTTAATtagaataaaattgaattatttaatagCTTTATTTGCCATTTGTTGCCTTTATTTTGACGGAACAAAGGCAAACAATAGGGAACTGTACGATGTTCTTGGAGTGAGGCAAACAGCTACACAGAAGGATATCAAACAGGCATACAAGAACTTGGCCAGACAATG GCATCCAGACAAGACAGATGATCCTGATGCAACTTCaaagtttacaaaaataaatgaagcaTATGAA ACACTGGGGGACCCTGACAAAAGACACGAGTATGACAACTTTGGTTACACATCAGCCAACGCAAGGCAGCCGAACAGACCACAACAAGGTTTCCATGGGTCACCGTTTGATTCATTCTTCCCCGGCGGAAATGGAGGGTTCCGCttcaattttaacaactttgGTGGAGATGCAGAGTCTACCATTGAGAGATTCTCGATTAACCTGAG ACAATATGAGACAACTATATTACCCAACAGCGTGACAAAGCCATGCATAATTTATGCGTACGCTGACTTCTGCTTCAACTGTATGAGGATAGAAGGAATACTGGAAAAGTTCTTCTCCGAGTTGAAAGCAGTTG GTCTCTGTGCAGCTTCATTCCACGCGGGACGATCCGGCGGTCTCAGCTCCGCCCTAAGGGTATCCACTGTCCCCTCTATCGTCGGCGTTGTCAATGAGCGACTGTTCTATTTCAAAGGCTCTGTCAGCATTCAAAGTCTACATGAATTTACACGGGGTCTCTTTCCTAATAACTTTGTCACTAAG GTATTTGACAGTAACGTTGAACCATTCCTGTCAGGCTGGCCTGCGGACAACAAGGTTCGGGGATTGTTCTTCAGTCCTCGTGAAGATCTGTCGGCAAGGTTTCTGGCACCCGCATATTTCTACCGTGAAAATGTGGCTTTTGGCCACGTTTACACCCAATCTCTACAAGGGAAGGATATGTTACGGAAATTTGGTGTGAATAAACATCGGGAGACGCTACTGCTGTTTAATGAAGATACGAGTTCACCTGTGGCTACTATAAGT ATGCAGCAGTTATCGAGGTCGACCCTTGACGAGGTTATAGAGGGAAACAAATACCTCACACTCCCTCGCTTGTCCTCGCAGAAGTTATTCGAGGAGTTGTGTCCAGATGGATATAAAGTCAAAAACAGGAA ACTTTGCGTCGTTTTAATAACAAAGAAGGGCCCGGCACAAGACGGCACTCGGGAGCAGTTTCGTCAGTACAGTCAGGCGTCCAAGCTGAACGGGAACGAGCGGGTCAGgtttacatacatgtttgaGGACACACAGGCAGACTTTGTGAATACTCTGATGATGAAAGGCAAGCAGAAAGAAGCAGATGAGGCACTAAAG GTGGCGATTCTGTGGCGTGTAGAGAAATACCAACTCAAGTATGAATGGCTGGAGACAGGTTGGCAGGCAGAGCAAAGGGCTAGATGTTCTAAAGCCCTTGACAGTCGCCTAAATGTCCTGCTCACCACTGACACAGTCATGCCGTACAATATCGTACCTCCCGAGCTCTTCAATGAACATGGACTG AACCTCCTCACCAGGATTGGGTTGAAGCTGCTGAGCTGGGCTGAAAAGATTGCAGGACTCCTTAACAT GTTGGACTCCACCACCTGGATCACGCTGCTCCTCACTGTCCTCTTTGTTGGGGGTATGGGCTACTTCATGCACAAACTGGCCTCCCTGGAGGAAATACAGGTTCAACAGACTCTGCCCAGGAAAACACGACCAAGACCACCGTCAAG AACATTTGATGCAAAAAACCTGAACTTATATGAGTTAGACTACCGGATGTACCAGGAGCTGGTCACTGAAGCAGACACTGGACTGACCGTGGTCATCTTGGTGGACAAGGATAGCAAGGACACCCTGGTCAAGGAGTTTGCCAAGATTGTTCATCCTTACTCAAG GTACAGTGCTCTAACATTCGCCTTTCTGCAACTGGAATACAACCTCAAATGGTACAAATCCTTACTACAGCTCAGTGTAGATGACTTCAAATTGGACggcattaacattaaaaactgCATAGGAACAGTTCTTGCAATTAACGGCTTCCGCAAGTATTACTATATATACAGTGCCAAGAATGGACGGAAGTATATACGTAAGAGGAATAACGTCTCTGAAGCGCTTGGTTTAGATGAAGCTGATGAAAAATCTGACGAGgaagaaaactttttttaccTGGATGAAATCCTTGATGGACTCGCACTGTGGATGGACAAGATCTTTGACGGCTCGATAAAGCGTATACGAATCACGCAATGGCCTGAATTGGCTGATAAATTGTGA